CTCGGACCGGCAGGCAGGTGTCGGGCGAGGTCGCCGCGACACCACCTGATATGTAAGTTCCACTGGTTCCTGCGTTCGCCAATGGCGAGCGTGTGAACCAGTGGTTCATTAGGTTACTATCGCAGAATGTCACAGAGAGAACCGCAGGGTCACACCTCCGACTTTGTCGAAATCAGGACCCTGCGAAACGCCCCAGGCTTATCGAGGGAAGCGCGCCCCTCGCTCGCAAAATGCAACCGAACAGACCCTGATAGTGTTTCGTATATGGGTTGACAGTCGTGGAGTCGGCATGCTATTTTGTGTTAAGCTGTAACTTTTTGCAGTCGACAAGGTTACTATGAATATTTCGCGTGCGCTGACAGAAAAGCTGGTTCGTCTGGAAATGACAACAGTGGTCGAACCGTATGAGGAGGGCGCGTCGTTTGAGAAGTGGCGACAGCAGGGCAAAGAACTTGTCCTCGAAGAGTTGGTCAAGCTTCTGGAAAACGGCAACCGGGTCGGTAATCGGGGTAAGCTGGTGACGGACTTTGTCAATAGGGAACGTCAGGCGACCACCGCTATCGGCGACGGCATAGCCATACCCCATATCAGGTCAAAGCACGCCAAAGAATTCATGGTCGCCTTCGGACGTTCAACTGCCGGATACGATTTCGATTCGCCCGACGGCGAACCCTCGCGACTGTTCTTTGTCATGGCCGCGCCGCCATACGACGACTCGCTCTATTTGCGGGTGTTTAAGTCGTTGATGGAGATGCTTCAGTACGAGTCTTTTCGCGAGGAGCTGCTAAACGCACCAAGCCCCGGTGAACTGCTCCGGGCCATTCGTGGTATGGAGTAAACTCTGTAAGGCAGCCCGGACAACTCAAAAAAAAAGAAACCATCTGGCAGAAAGCGGCGTTCAAACAGAAAACAGAAGTGAACGCTGTCGAGAGGGATTCAAATGAGATTTGAAGATTCATTATCCGGAGATGTCGCCGTGTTCCAGATTTCCGGCAAAATCATGGGTGGCGAGGAAGCCACGCTCTTTCACGGTCGGGTGCGCGAGAATATCAATCTAAACAAAAAGAGTATTGTCATCGACCTAACCAAGGTGGACTGGATCAACTCTGTCGGTCTCGGTATGCTGATTTCGGCATTGACTACGGTAAAGAACGCGGGAGGGCGGCTGGTGTTGGCCAATATTACGTCTATTGAGTCGATCCTGTCGCTGACCAGGTTGATTAAAGTGTTTGAGAACTACGACAGTCTTCAGGCAGCGCTGGACTCGTTCGGCGATTAAGCTTCGATCTGTCGACCGGCCCCGGATTAATCGGCGACCGGGGCGTAGCGCCTTTTTCTCTCATTGCAAAAAGTAGTCTAATCATGTATATTTTAGGCTGAACGGCGGTGTCGTCTGGGCGCCCCCGATTGGTCTCGCGAAGAAAAAAGTTCTGACGTTTGAATGTCACTGAACCCGAAGTTTTCAGCCCGACAGGTTGGTCAGATCGAGTAGCCGGTCTGCCGGGTCCAACCGACCATTGATAAGATAGTCGCACTTGTTCGGACATGTTAGGAGACGGAGATGATCCCAAGAGTAGCAACCGTTGCGGCAACTCTATTGCTGCTTCTACTGGTGGTGACGAGCGCCCCGGTCCAGGCTACATTCTCGATTGTGGCGGTCGACACTATCACCGGTGAAGTAGGTGGCGCTGGAGCATCCTGCATTGCCGGTTCTCAAATCATCAACGATATTATTGAGTCAGTAGGCGCGGTACACACTCAGGCTTGGTATCAATCGGGCAATCAGAACAACGCCCACGATCTTCTGGCCGAAGGTCAGACCCCGGACTCGATTCTCCAGTGGCTGTATGCCAACGACATCCAGGACCGGCCTGAGTGGCGGCAGTACGGCGTGGTAACTTTGGCCGGCGCGGGCGCCTCGGCCGGCTTTACCGGTGTTGCCACCGACCCCTGGAGAGGCCATATTACCGGGCCCGGTTACTCTATACAGGGCAACATCCTGCTGAGCCAACAGATCATCGACTCGATGGAGTACGAGTTCCTGAATACCGAGGGACCTTTGGAAGAGAAGCTGATGGCCGCCCTGGAAGCAGCCAAAGTCCCCGGCGCCGACACCCGCTGTCTGCCCAACAACAAATCGGCCATCTCGGCCTTTATCAGAGTAGTGCGACCGGGCGACGGCGGCACTACGTACTTATACGAAGTGATCAACAATACGTCCGGCACAACCGAACCGATCGACCTCCTGCGGGTTGCTTATGACGCCTGGAAGCTTCTCAAGCAAGCCGATGCGGACTCTTCGACGGTCCAGGCCACACCGCTGGTAATCGAGGCCAATGGCTCTGACACAGCCTTGGTAACGGTGACTCCTTTCAACAACGAGGGTAACCCGCCGTCCGACGGCGTGTCTTCTGTTTCGACGGCAAACAGCGGCAGTGGCAGCATTCAAGCCGGTGCGCAGGACAACGGCGACGGTAGTTTTTCAGCCGTATTGACCGCCTCAACGACCACCGGACTGGACACCATCACAGCGACTGTGGAGGCGGCCGGGCAGTTTGTCGCCTTAAACCAGCCGCCGGTGGTAACCTACTATCGATGCGGCGACCTGGACGGCAGCCTGACCGAGACGGTGGACATTGCCGACCTGGTGTATGTGGTCGACTACATGTTCAACGCCGGGCCGCCACCACCGATTTTAGAGGCGAGCGACATTGACGGCTCGGGTGGACCGCTCGATATCGCCGACCTCGTGTATGTAGTCGATTACATGTTCAACGGCGGGCCGTTGCCGCTGTGCAACTAAACCATAATAGAACCGGCAGCCGCTGCCGACAGATCATAACAAACACAAGGATAGATTGACATCCGTGACCTTCCCAAACCCCAACGCGCACCGACATCTTGATGTGACGGCGACACGGAACATTCCGGGGGTCGGATGGTTCTGGATAGCGACACACATGGAATAGTGTATGATGCCGATCACTTCTTAGAGAGGCGTAACCAAGGACAGCAGGGTCCTGGAATAATAGGAATATAATAGTATCATCAGATATTGGAGAGCCTAATGAAACCGTATCGCATCCTGGGAATCATTTTCACCATCACCGCCCTGGCCACCGGCGCCGCTTTTTCGCAGATTAGTCTGCCTTCCACGCCGGTCAGTCTCGACAAGTCACTCAGCACAAACACTCCGACAGTCACGACTCCCTCCGTCGATGTCGCGGCCATGTTGGCCGAGGATGAAATCGAGGAAGAGGAAGGTCTTCCGTTTAGATTCGGTGCTCCCTTTGACGTCGATTACACACTCGAAAACTCCGGGCAGTGGGAAGAGTTGACTGATGGCGGCCGGGTATGGCGACTGCGTATCAGCAGCCCGGGTGCTTACTCTATCAATCTTCTTTATTCGCGCTATGTTCTTCCGCCCGGCGCCACCCTGCATGTTTACAATGAAGACCGCAGCATGACCATAGGCGCCTTCACCGACAGGAACAACAAAGACCACGGCGAAATGGCAACCTCACCGGTGAAAGGCGATGTCAGTATTGTTGAGTACTACGAGCCGGCCGACGTGCGCGGCGAAGGTGAGATTGCTATCACTCGAATTGTGCACGCTTACAAAGACATCTTCAGCTGGTTTGCCAAGGACACCGACGGTTTCGGCAGTTCCGGTTCGTGCAACAATAACACCAATTGCCCGGAAGCGGTCGACTGGCAGGACGATAAGCGAGGCGTGGCCATGGTCCTGTTGTCCGGCGGTACGCGCTGGTGCTCAGGCTCATTGATTAATAACGTGCGGCAGGATGAGACACCTTACTTCCTTACGGCCAATCACTGTCTCGGTAGTTCCAACACCTGGATTTTCATGTTCAATTACGAAAGTCCCTCCTGTTCCAATATCAACGGCCCCACTTATATGACGACCCAGGGTTCTACGCTGAAGGCCAGCTACTCCAGTTCCGACTTCGGCCTGCTTTTGTTAAGCGAACAACCTCCGGAAAGCTACGCTCCCTACTACAACGGCTGGTCGAATATCAACTCGGCGGCATCCTCGGCCGTGGGTATCCATCATCCGGCCGGTGACATCAAGAAGATTTCATGGGAAAACAACCCCCTGACGTCCACCAACTACCTTCAAACCAGCGGCACCACCCACTGGCGCGTGGCTCAGTGGGATGACGGCACCACCGAAGGCGGCTCGTCCGGTAGCCCGTTGTTTGACCCCCAGCATCGCATCGTTGGGCAGTTGCACGGCGGCTATGCATCGTGCGCCAGCCTCACGGCCGACTGGTACGGTAAAGTCTCATTGTCCTGGACCGGCGGTGGGTCGTCATCGAACCGCCTGAGCACCTGGCTCGACCCCGACAACACAGGAGCACAGGTTCTGGATGGATGGGACCCTTATGCCGGAGTTAACATCACGCATACACCCCTGCCCGACACCAAGGACACTTCGAATAGCTACGAGGTAGTGGCCGTGATTACATCGAACGCGACGCTTGTTCCCGATTCGTTGCTTCTGTACTACGATGCGGGAACGGGATGGGTCCTTGATACCCTGATACCCGGCGCTGGTCCTGACGAATATGTGGGCTATATCGACGCTCAGTCACCCGGTACCGATGTCGACTACTATCTGTTCGGATTAGATGCCAACGGGAAGGCCGACACCACCGACACCTACTCATTCAGCGTGATTGACTATGCCGTTGCCATGTCACCCGAAAACGAAAACCAAAACCAACCGGCTTTCGATACCGCCTGGTATAGTCTCACCGTCACCAACGACGGTGTGCTTGATGATGAATACGACCTTACGTTCTCGGGCAATAACTGGTCAACGGCGATGTGGGACGAAACAGCAACGTCGCCGGTTACTGAAACCGGCTACCTGACTGCAGATCAAACGTTCAACTTCGTGATTAGTGTGGAAGTGCCTTATAGTGCCTTTGGCGACTATGACAGTGTGGAAGTCGTGGCGACATCGGTGGCCGATCCGTCTCAGACGGCCGCAGCCGAACTCAAGACTTACTCCAACGGAACCACCGGATCGTTCCCCTGGTCGGACCAGTTCCCCGAGGATACTTTGTTCCAGATTCGCTGGGTGTATAACTCCGGCGCTGACGTCTCATTCGAGGCGATCGACCCGCCCAGTCCGCCATACACTCTCAATCTCAACGGCGAATATGACACCATCATCACCCAACCGATTGATCTCACCGGACAAAGCGGTGCCGTGCTGTCGTACTACTTTGAACGAGGCGGCGCCGGTAACGCCCCGGCGGTCGGCGATGACCTCTGGGTGGACTACTACAATTCCGGCGGTTCCTGGATTAACCTGGCCAATCATCCGGGTGGCGGCTCGGCCATGACAGCGTTCGAACTGGCTTTTGCGGACCTACCTGGTGATGCCCTGCACAACGGTTTCCAACTGCGTATCCACTCGGCCGGTGATTGTTCGACATGCGACGACTGGTACGTTGACAATATTCGCCTCGACTTCGCCCCGGACATTACCGCAGGCCCGACATCGATGATGGAGACCCTGGCGCAGGGTGACTCCACGACCCGCGATCTGATTATCGACAACAGCGGCCAGGGTAGCCTGGACTATAGTGTGAACGTGCAACTCGCCCTCAAAGACGGCAACCCTTTCGCCGGTCTCGTCGAAGCCGGGCGGGTCGAACCGGCCCAGCGTGATCATCAGATCGATGAAGGCTTCTTCCTTGAGGCCAAAGGTTCGGAAAGCGGCAACATGGGTCTTCCCGTACTGTACGATGCGGGTGGTCCGGATGCTTTCGGCTATTTCTGGATCGACTCCGACGAACCGGGCGGTCCCACTTTTGCGTGGGAAGATGTATCCGGCACCGGCACCGACTTGGTCGGCGACCTCGGTGATGACAACTCGATCGGTCCTATCGATATCGGTTTCGATTTCCCGTTCTACGGCAACACATATAACTTCATCTACCTTGGATCGAACGGCATCATCGGTTTTGCGCCCACCGCTATGAACGCCCGGACCGAAACGCCTTTTCCCAACAGCGCCGAGCCGAACAACATTATTGCGTTATTGTGGGACGACCTCAATCCTGACGACGGCAACAATCCGGGCGCTCATGTATACATAGACACGACCGGAGGACGTTGTGTCATTCAGTTCGTCGACTATCCGGAGTATTCCGCCTCACCCGGCGATGTCATGAACGCCGAGATCATTCTGGAGCCCAACGGTTCGATCAAGTTGCAGTACCTTAGCCTGGCGCCGGGCTTTGACATTCTCTCCTGCGCCGCCGGTATCGAGAACAGCGACGGCACCGACGGACTTGAGATAGTCTACCAATCCGCCTACCTGCACGACAGCCTGGCTGTTCAGATCGTCAACCCGTATCAATGGCTGAGTGTGAACAAGACATCGGGCATGATCGCACCCGGTGACGCTGACACTATTCTCTGCAGTTTCCAAACAGCCGAGTTGGACACCGGGTCGTATCAGGCTACGATCACGATTGCCTCCAACGATCCGGACCCCGGCGACAATCCGCTGATGGTCCCGGTTGACCTCACCGTAACCGACGGTGGTCCCGGATGGATTTGCGGCGACATTGACAACGACGGCGAAGGACCCAATATCGGCGACCTGATCTACCTGGTCGACTTCATGTTCAACGCCGGTCCGCCCCCGGTCTATGAAGACGCGGCCAATGTTGACGGACTCAGCGGCATCGATGTCGGCGATCTCGTCTACCTGGTGGATTTCATGTTCAACTTAGGACCGGCGCCGGCCTGCCCATAATTGCGCCAACATAAAAGTCGCACCCAAAACGAACGGCTACCTGTTGTCAGGTAGCCGTTTTCATGTGGATAGATGTTATCCTTAGATCAGAACTCAGCGCGAATACCGAAAAACACCTGCCGGGGCGGGCCGTAGTTCTGAGGGTTGGCTTGTTTTAACATATACTTCTGCTCGTAGTTCAAGCCGGTCTCGTCGGGGTCCGGCTGGTACTCGATCATGATTTGGCCCATTTCGGTGTCCAGGTATCCGTTGTAATCAGGTTCGCCTGTAACGTTCCAAACATCGGCAATATTTTCGGTATCCAGCAGGTTTTTGATCCACAGAAAAGGAACGAAACTCATCCCGCCGAATGAGACTCTCCGCTGGACCCTCAGGTCAACAGTCGAGACCCACTCGGACCGCTCTGAGTTAACTGACCCCAGCAAAACCCGACGGTGAAGGCGCTCCGAGGCACCATCATACGGAGCCAAAGGAGTGTAAGGACGACCACTACTGACCCTGGCCGTTAGGTTCACATTGAGACCTTGCAGCGGGTAGATGCCGCCGATGCGTGGTCCGGTCGACTCGGCCATATTCAGATCAACGCCCCCCACGAATTTGTGCCTGCGATCATAGTTCAAAGCACTGGAAGCAAGCTGCACGGCGCTCCAGTTGATACCAAATGAAGAGAGTCCGATCTGTGGGACTCCAGTGGGCTCGGTCCAGGTGTAAGTAAGCGAAGTCCGAAGCAGAGAAGTCAATCGCGACTCGACTCCGGCGGTGAAACCTTTGGCCTTGGTCTCCAATCCTCCGGCATAAATGACGTAGCTCGAAATTGTGCCGGCCACAGAATCTACCGAGGCGATACCAATTTCATCAGTCGTCTTTCGCCAAAAGGCAGCGAAGGAGAACGTCAGTTGGTCCGAAGCGCGGATAGCCAAGCCCACATCAAGGTTACTTGACTTTACAGTTTCGATCCTCGCATCGGAGTGGGGATGGAACCTTGCACTCGTAACTCTGTTTTCGAAAAGCGCCCAATCATTGTAGATCTGCCGGAGCGGGGGCAGCTGGTGGCTGATGGCGAATCCGGCGTGTACCCTCAGCAAATCCCGGACACGATAGGACGCCCGAAAACTCGGCGATAGTTTGCCGAATGAAGATGTTTTGGTCAGATCGACCTGATCAATCTTCTCAGGGTCACCCAGGCCAAAGGGATTGGTGTAGCTACGCAGCAGGTAATCTTTGTGATCGAACTTCTCCCACCGCAGTCCGGCGGTCAGAGCGAACCCCATGTAACTTAGCCGGTCTTGAGCAAAAAAGGCGAAGCTCACCGGGTGTTTGGTGTCATGCCTCCAGTCCTCACTGTCTGATTCCCGCCCGAGTGAATCATAGCCATACCGAATGAGATACCTATCCGAGTTACTGTTGGTAGCGTCCAGATTCTCAAAGTAACGAAGCGTGTGACGACGGTACTCAAAACCGGCGCTCAATATGTTGTGGTCTCCCAAACGCGCACTCAACTCACTCTGGAATCCAAGCGTGGACGACTTGTAGTGCATGAAATTGGCGAAATAATGGTCGTAAGGCATGTAAACCTCATTGCCCGAAGTATCGGTAGCCCGGGTAAGCTCATCCGACACGTAAAACAGGTCAAAACCATCTAATTCAGGATTTCCTATGTCAGTAACCCAGCCGTCCGGCCATACATAGTGTCGACGGTAGGCTTCGTAGTTGTCAAACACGACACCATCGCCCTGAATCCGTTCGGTCTCTCGGTAGTTGCCGACAATAGAGGCGCTTACTTTGTCGTTGATTCGACAGGCAAGGCGACCACTGAGTCCCAGGTTGTCGTCTTTGAAGCGAGGCGTATGCGCTATATCAAACAGAAAAACGTGACGGTACTCACTCCACTCATCACTTGACTTGTCTCCGGTAACGGTCAGAGATAGATCATCGGTAAAATCGTAGTCGGCCCGTCCGTGATACGTCCAACCGCTCTGCCAGTTGTTGGGCAGTCGGTCCGGCGCACCTGGAAGGACCTCTTTGGTTTTGGGCGAAGGATTGCGATCGGCCAGCCATCGGCGCTCCACGGTCGACATGAAGTAGCCGCGCTTAAGCAACGGAATCGGCCCGCTCAATCGAGCGGTGTACCAGTTTTGATCGTATCCGGAACCGATACCGTTGTCCGTCACCGCCTCCACCATGCCGGAATACTGTTCGCCGCCACCTCGGGTGAGTATTTCTATAGCCCCTGAGTTTCCGTCGGAAGCCGTAGCCGAGTTTAATGACGACCTGAAGACCAACTGTTCTATGGCGTGCGGACTCACCGACGCGGTATAGTTTCTACTGATCGGCTCAGTGAAACTCACGCCGTTGACTGCATATCCCTCATCCCACAGACGGCCACCCATGGCGTGCACCTGCGTCGAATTCTGAGGATCGTGAGCCGCCTGGATTTCGTGAAGTTGGATCGCGTTGGATCGCGACTCGGTGACCGTCGGCTGCAAAAGTAGAAAGTCCTGCAGTGTGCGGGCGGGCAGCCGGGTGATCTCATCCCTGGCGACCATTGCAGCGCCGACTGCGTTTTGCGTCGTTGTGGAAACACCGGACGAGGCCTCACCGACCAAAGCCAGGCGGCCGGGTTGAACAGTCGTAACTCCCGCCACAACATGCAACTCGTCGACCACAAGGGAATCATACCCAATGGCTGCTATCACCAAGCGGTAGCGACCGGCAATCAAGTTGCCCACTCGGTAATCGCCCAGGCTGTCGGTCACCGCCTCCGTCAGGTGACCCGGCCGACTTATCGATACCACCGCTCCCACCAACGGCGAGCCTGATTGGCGGTCGTGCACGGCACCCTCAACGGCTCCGAAGGTCGCGGCGTGGCCCGTCGATAGAGGCATCAGCATCACCATTAGACATACCACCGCCAAGCTTCCAGCCGGCGAAGGGACAAAACTGGGTTTGAACATAACATTCCTCCCGGAAAAAGATGTGTCTCTGCCTGATGTCCTTACTATACCGGGGTATAGTTTATTCATTATAGCGATGTTTACCGACAGAAACAAGACAACCAAGTGTTATTTCAGAGCAGTTTTCAGAAGCGCATGGTGAATCTTGTGTGCACCTCGGGCGTGGACATGACGAACAAGTCACCGCGATGCAATCGCATGATCTGACGAGCCAGACTTAGACCAATCCCGGAGCCACCTTTGCGAGTCGTATAGAAAGGTACAAATATCTTTTCCAGAGCGTCGGGAACAATCCCCGGTCCGTTGTCGGACACATGGATGACGGCGCGACCGCGATCATCAATACCCGCCTCGATATCTACGCGCGCCCCGTCACGCCCGCCCGCTGCCTGGATGGCATTCAAGACCAGGTTTATCAACGCCTGTTCCACCAGTTGTGGGTCAGCTACCAGTTGAAGGTTGTCCGGATGCACGGTACAGTCGAACTCGACGCCCTGTTCGGCCAGTTGCGATTTGATCAGTTGCGCCACTCGATCCAGCAATTCGCCCAATGGAAAATTGAGATACTCCGGTTTGGGCAGGTGAGTAAGGTCGCGGTAGGCATCGACAAATTGTGTGAGACCGCCCGCCCTCTTCTGGATGGTCTGCAATGCGTCTCGGATATCGGCGCTACTGTCGTAGGCATCATCGGCCGACCGATCCGAAGCCACCAGGTCCTCAACGGTTGCCGCCAACGAGGCAATTGGCGTGAGCGAGTTTTTGATTTCGTGGGTGAGCACTCGGATAAGATTCTGCCAGGCTTCCATCTCCTTCGCATTCAATTCGCTGCTGATATTCTGAAGCGTGACCAGTGTTATCGCCTTGCCACGCTGCCTTAGCTCGGTGGCGTAAACGGACAACTGCATCAGCTCTTCGTTGAGGGTCACGGTGACCAAGGTGCGTTGACCCGACTTTATGTTCAACAGTTTGTCGACCAGGGCTGGACAACTCTCCTGCAGGGAACGGATGTTTCTCAATCGGGGCAGGTTGAACATCCGCTTGGCAGCCGGGTTCAGAAGTTCGACATCGCCGCTTTTTTGAAACGCCAATAACCCGATTCCGATATGCTGCACCACCGTTTGGAGATAGTGCAAGCTCTCTTCACGCTCGGCGCGGACCTCGCGGAATCTCGACATCACTTCACCAAAGGCAAGGTTCAGCTCCTCGAACGAGGCACCCTTCAGGCCGCCGGTGAAGGTCTGCGAAAAATCGGAATGGGCGATCGACAGCAGGAAGCGCTGCAGGTTACGATTGGTGGTCTCAATGAACCTGATCAAGCCGAATATCTGATAGACGATGGTGATAGCGACGATAATGGTGGTAGCATACAAACTGGTGGCCAAGAGTAGGTGGACGAACAAAACGATAGTAGCGCCCAGGACAAGCACTCGCAGAAGACAGAGCGTCCGAAAGCGCTTAGAGGCCATAGCGATCCAATCTGCGGTAGAGCGCCGCCCGTGTCAAACCGAGTTCTCTGGCCGTGCGTGTTACATTGCCGTCATGCTTGGCCAGAGCCTTGCGAATGACTGTCTTTTCCACTTCCTCCAGGCGGAAGCTGTCAATCAACAGATCACCCGAAGCTTTGCCGGCCGAGGAAAGAACGAAATCTTCCGGCTGCAAAGTCGATGCGTCGCACATAATAACGGCTCGCTCGATTGTATGCTCCAGCTCACGCACGTTCCCCGGCCAACCATAAGCTCGGAGCTTGGTAAGGCACGAGGCGCTTAGTTTGGTAACGGTGCGCCGGTACTTGTGTGCGTATCGGCGCATGAAATGCTCGGCCAGTACCGCCATGTCATCCGGCCTCTCACGCAACGGTGGCAATTGAACCTCGACCGTGTTGATGCGATAGAGCAGATCCTCGCGAAACTTGCCCTCACGCGCCAACTCGATCAAGGAGACGTTGGAAGCGCAGATCAGTCTGATATCGATAGGTATCTCACTGTTGGAGCCGACTCGCGTCACCTTGCGGTTTTGAAGAACAGTAAGTAGTTTGACCTGCAAGGGCAGCGGAAGGTTTCCAATCTCATCAAGAAACAGCGTCCCCCCTGTGGCTGTCTCAAAACGTCCGGCTCGATCTTCGCGGGCATCGGTGAAAGCGCCCTTGACATGGCCGAACAATTCACTCTCAAAAAGCGTCTCGCTGATAGAACCCATGTCTACCTTGACAAACACTTCCCCGGCCCGGGCCGATTGCCGGTGAACGGCACGCGCTGCCAACTCTTTGCCGGTGCCGTTCTCCCCAAGGATCAAAACATTGGCCTCGGTAACGGCAACTTTCGAAATCACGCCGAACACTTTTTGCATGGCATCACATGATCCGATGAAGTCCCTGAACGGAAGGTCGAGCTCCTCACTCAGCGCTAACTGCCGCTGGCGCAGAGTTCCCACTTCGCGACGCGAACGACTTAGTTTCAGCGCCGACATAACGGTCGCCAACAGCTTTTCGTTTTGCCAGGGCTTCTCCACGAAATCGGTTGCGCCATATTTGATCGCCTTCACGGCCAGGTCGACATCGGCAAAGGCGGTGATCAATATCACCACCGCACCGGGATCGATCTGCAAAATCTTGTCAAGCCAGGTAAGCCCCTCCTGTCCGCTGGTGACATCCTTGGTGAAGTTCATGTCGAGCATGTAGACGTCGAACTCCTCATCGTTCACCAGATCAGGCAGACACTCCGGACTAGTCTCGGTGCGCACTCGGCTGACATGCTGTTTCAAAAACAGCCGAGCCGCCTGAAGAACGTCTTCATCATCATCGACAACTAAGATTCTACCGTATTTTTCAGTCATGGTGTCCTGCCAGAATATAATATGCTTTCGTCTGCCATATTTCAAGGACTTCAATAGCAGATTCCGTTCCGAATGCGACGGGCCGACCTAAGTCGTTGTGAATCA
This is a stretch of genomic DNA from Candidatus Zixiibacteriota bacterium. It encodes these proteins:
- a CDS encoding ATP-binding protein; this encodes MASKRFRTLCLLRVLVLGATIVLFVHLLLATSLYATTIIVAITIVYQIFGLIRFIETTNRNLQRFLLSIAHSDFSQTFTGGLKGASFEELNLAFGEVMSRFREVRAEREESLHYLQTVVQHIGIGLLAFQKSGDVELLNPAAKRMFNLPRLRNIRSLQESCPALVDKLLNIKSGQRTLVTVTLNEELMQLSVYATELRQRGKAITLVTLQNISSELNAKEMEAWQNLIRVLTHEIKNSLTPIASLAATVEDLVASDRSADDAYDSSADIRDALQTIQKRAGGLTQFVDAYRDLTHLPKPEYLNFPLGELLDRVAQLIKSQLAEQGVEFDCTVHPDNLQLVADPQLVEQALINLVLNAIQAAGGRDGARVDIEAGIDDRGRAVIHVSDNGPGIVPDALEKIFVPFYTTRKGGSGIGLSLARQIMRLHRGDLFVMSTPEVHTRFTMRF
- a CDS encoding sigma-54 dependent transcriptional regulator; translated protein: MTEKYGRILVVDDDEDVLQAARLFLKQHVSRVRTETSPECLPDLVNDEEFDVYMLDMNFTKDVTSGQEGLTWLDKILQIDPGAVVILITAFADVDLAVKAIKYGATDFVEKPWQNEKLLATVMSALKLSRSRREVGTLRQRQLALSEELDLPFRDFIGSCDAMQKVFGVISKVAVTEANVLILGENGTGKELAARAVHRQSARAGEVFVKVDMGSISETLFESELFGHVKGAFTDAREDRAGRFETATGGTLFLDEIGNLPLPLQVKLLTVLQNRKVTRVGSNSEIPIDIRLICASNVSLIELAREGKFREDLLYRINTVEVQLPPLRERPDDMAVLAEHFMRRYAHKYRRTVTKLSASCLTKLRAYGWPGNVRELEHTIERAVIMCDASTLQPEDFVLSSAGKASGDLLIDSFRLEEVEKTVIRKALAKHDGNVTRTARELGLTRAALYRRLDRYGL